A single region of the Balaenoptera ricei isolate mBalRic1 chromosome 12, mBalRic1.hap2, whole genome shotgun sequence genome encodes:
- the GTF3C6 gene encoding general transcription factor 3C polypeptide 6 isoform X2 — MAAPAGGAHGSEAARRSGGMAAAAEEPSRGSSWFWWNYQELLIQTFSQNVKINARFWELILRSPFCKWTAMSLLESMKLPSCFSADTLGTCVIFEENVEHVDAEGNNKTVLKYKCHTMKKLSMTRTLLTEKKEGEENIGGVEWLQIKENDFSCRPNMICSFLHENEEDEVVAPDPDKSLELEEQEIQMKDNSNLSYEQEKPPNLDIEDSGPLIDIPSETEGSVFMETQETALEITPR, encoded by the exons ATGGCGGCCCCGGCGGGCGGGGCCCACGGCTCGGAGGCCGCGCGGAGGAGCGGCGGCATGGCGGCGGCGGCCGAGGAGCCGAGTCGGGG GAGCAGTTGGTTCTGGTGGAATTATCAGGAATTATTGATTCAGACTTTCTctcaaaatgtgaaaataaatgcaAGATTTTG GGAATTGATACTGAGAAGCCCATTCTGCAAGTGGACAGCTATGTCTTTGCTGGAGAGTATGAAG TTGCCTTCATGTTTTTCTGCAGACACTCTTGGGACCTGtgttatatttgaagaaaatgttgAACATG tggatGCAGAAGGCAATAATAAAACAGTGCTAAAATATAAATGCCACACAATGAAGAAGCTCAGCATGACAAGAACTCTTCtgacagaaaagaaggaaggagaagaaaacatag GTGGTGTGGAATGGCTGCAAATCAAGGAAAATGATTTCTCCTGTAGACCCAACAtgatttgtagttttctgcatgaAAATGAAGAGGATGAAGTTGTAGCTCCAGACCCAGATAAATCTTTGGAGTTGGAAGAGCAAGAGATTCAAATGAAAGATAATTCAAACCTGAGTTATGAACAGGAGAAACCACCGAACTTGGATATAGAGGATTCTGGTCCTCTTATTGATATCCCTTCTGAGACAGAAGGCTCTGTTTTTATGGAAACTCAAGAAACTGCCTTAGAAATCACTCCTAGATGA
- the GTF3C6 gene encoding general transcription factor 3C polypeptide 6 isoform X1, with product MAAPAGGAHGSEAARRSGGMAAAAEEPSRGYWDEEEEEAEQLVLVELSGIIDSDFLSKCENKCKILGIDTEKPILQVDSYVFAGEYEDTLGTCVIFEENVEHVDAEGNNKTVLKYKCHTMKKLSMTRTLLTEKKEGEENIGGVEWLQIKENDFSCRPNMICSFLHENEEDEVVAPDPDKSLELEEQEIQMKDNSNLSYEQEKPPNLDIEDSGPLIDIPSETEGSVFMETQETALEITPR from the exons ATGGCGGCCCCGGCGGGCGGGGCCCACGGCTCGGAGGCCGCGCGGAGGAGCGGCGGCATGGCGGCGGCGGCCGAGGAGCCGAGTCGGGGGTActgggacgaggaggaggaggaggca GAGCAGTTGGTTCTGGTGGAATTATCAGGAATTATTGATTCAGACTTTCTctcaaaatgtgaaaataaatgcaAGATTTTG GGAATTGATACTGAGAAGCCCATTCTGCAAGTGGACAGCTATGTCTTTGCTGGAGAGTATGAAG ACACTCTTGGGACCTGtgttatatttgaagaaaatgttgAACATG tggatGCAGAAGGCAATAATAAAACAGTGCTAAAATATAAATGCCACACAATGAAGAAGCTCAGCATGACAAGAACTCTTCtgacagaaaagaaggaaggagaagaaaacatag GTGGTGTGGAATGGCTGCAAATCAAGGAAAATGATTTCTCCTGTAGACCCAACAtgatttgtagttttctgcatgaAAATGAAGAGGATGAAGTTGTAGCTCCAGACCCAGATAAATCTTTGGAGTTGGAAGAGCAAGAGATTCAAATGAAAGATAATTCAAACCTGAGTTATGAACAGGAGAAACCACCGAACTTGGATATAGAGGATTCTGGTCCTCTTATTGATATCCCTTCTGAGACAGAAGGCTCTGTTTTTATGGAAACTCAAGAAACTGCCTTAGAAATCACTCCTAGATGA
- the GTF3C6 gene encoding general transcription factor 3C polypeptide 6 isoform X3, with product MAAPAGGAHGSEAARRSGGMAAAAEEPSRGYWDEEEEEAEQLVLVELSGIIDSDFLSKCENKCKILGIDTEKPILQVDSYVFAGEYEDTLGTCVIFEENVEHVDAEGNNKTVLKYKCHTMKKLSMTRTLLTEKKEGEENIGGFFTTGPPGKSLEQFLIMGVH from the exons ATGGCGGCCCCGGCGGGCGGGGCCCACGGCTCGGAGGCCGCGCGGAGGAGCGGCGGCATGGCGGCGGCGGCCGAGGAGCCGAGTCGGGGGTActgggacgaggaggaggaggaggca GAGCAGTTGGTTCTGGTGGAATTATCAGGAATTATTGATTCAGACTTTCTctcaaaatgtgaaaataaatgcaAGATTTTG GGAATTGATACTGAGAAGCCCATTCTGCAAGTGGACAGCTATGTCTTTGCTGGAGAGTATGAAG ACACTCTTGGGACCTGtgttatatttgaagaaaatgttgAACATG tggatGCAGAAGGCAATAATAAAACAGTGCTAAAATATAAATGCCACACAATGAAGAAGCTCAGCATGACAAGAACTCTTCtgacagaaaagaaggaaggagaagaaaacatag gaggattctttaccactggaccaccagggaagtccctggagcagTTCTTGATTATGGGAGTTCATTGA